A genomic segment from Dethiosulfovibrio russensis encodes:
- a CDS encoding restriction endonuclease subunit S has translation MTVEKGYKVTEVGVIPEEWEACQLKDISDFITKGATPTTYGFDWQDEGILFLKSDCITPSGFSYGQCKFISAEAHRSMKRSVVKAGDILMSITGYIGKVAVVPEYVEEANINQHIARIRVTSSKHDSRFTYYSLLAPGQTKLLVKDCTGQAYPQLSLEQVRNVTIYAPPLPEQEKISEVLSTVDEHIGETEDLIEQTETLKKGMMQRLLTQGIGHTKFKDTEIGRIPAEWEVCTLTNIASVIMGQSPASESYNDKQKGLPFYQGNADFGEKYPTTRVWCSSPSKIVPEGSILISVRAPVGAINISDTISCIGRGLAGIKIESDITQSYIYFYLQQHRSRLAKVSQGSTFLAIGSTELKEFLLALPTYSEQRDIADILTAIDDRIGEYRAKLEALTRLKSGLMQQLLTGKTRVRV, from the coding sequence ATGACCGTCGAAAAGGGCTACAAGGTCACCGAGGTCGGTGTGATCCCCGAGGAGTGGGAAGCCTGCCAATTGAAAGACATCTCTGATTTCATAACCAAGGGGGCTACTCCCACCACCTACGGTTTTGACTGGCAGGATGAAGGGATCCTGTTCCTGAAGAGTGACTGCATTACACCAAGCGGCTTTTCCTACGGGCAGTGCAAGTTCATTTCTGCCGAGGCCCATAGGAGCATGAAACGTTCCGTCGTCAAAGCCGGAGACATCCTGATGTCCATCACCGGTTACATCGGAAAAGTCGCCGTTGTCCCAGAATACGTTGAAGAAGCGAACATCAATCAGCATATTGCGAGGATAAGAGTGACGAGCTCAAAGCATGATTCACGATTTACCTATTACTCCTTGCTGGCACCAGGCCAGACGAAGCTATTGGTCAAAGACTGTACGGGACAGGCCTATCCTCAGTTGAGTTTAGAGCAGGTGAGGAACGTCACGATATATGCCCCTCCCCTCCCCGAGCAGGAGAAGATCTCCGAGGTCCTGTCCACGGTGGACGAGCACATCGGCGAGACGGAGGACCTGATCGAGCAGACGGAAACGCTGAAGAAGGGCATGATGCAGCGGCTCCTGACCCAGGGCATCGGCCACACCAAGTTCAAGGACACCGAGATCGGCCGCATCCCGGCGGAGTGGGAAGTCTGCACGCTCACAAATATAGCCTCAGTTATCATGGGACAATCTCCAGCGTCTGAATCGTATAACGACAAGCAAAAAGGTTTGCCTTTTTACCAAGGAAACGCTGATTTTGGTGAGAAGTATCCAACAACTCGAGTATGGTGTTCTTCTCCATCAAAAATTGTTCCTGAAGGCAGTATCCTCATTTCGGTTCGGGCACCAGTTGGGGCAATCAATATATCAGACACTATTTCATGCATTGGACGAGGACTCGCAGGGATCAAAATTGAAAGCGACATAACCCAATCGTATATTTACTTTTACCTTCAGCAACATAGATCCCGGCTTGCAAAGGTGAGCCAGGGCAGTACGTTTTTGGCAATTGGAAGTACTGAACTCAAGGAATTCCTTTTGGCATTACCAACTTATTCCGAGCAGAGGGATATCGCCGATATCCTCACGGCCATCGACGACCGTATCGGGGAATATCGCGCCAAGCTCGAAGCGCTGACGCGGCTCAAGTCGGGCCTGATGCAGCAGCTTCTGACCGGCAAGACCCGCGTGAGGGTCTGA